The region GAGGGCCTGCTGGAAAACACCCGCGCCGAGATGCTGGCGTCGCTGAAGGCGGATCTGGGCGGGGTGGCAGGCATCAAGGCGGATGTGGTCACCGGCCATGCCGGGCGCACGATCACCGATTACGCCGACGCGCATGGCGCCGACTGCATCGTCATCGCCTCGCACCGGCCGGGCCTGCAGGATTATTTCCTCGGCTCGACAGCGGCGCGGGTTGTGCGCCATGCCAAATGCACCGTGGTTGTGATCCGCTAGCGATCCTGCGCCACTGAGCGCCGGAACAGCACCAGGCTGGTTGCCAGCAGAACTGCACCCAGCAGCGCCATCCACAGGAATTCCGGCCAGACGGTCTCAACCCCTGCGCCCTTGAAGACGATGGCCTGGCTGGCGGCCATGTAGTGGCGCGAGGGCAGGAGCGTGGTGGCGGCCTGCAGCCAGACGGGCTGGCTTTCCACCGGGGTTTCGCCGCCTGACAGCATCAGCATCGGCAGGATGGTCAGCATCACCAGCAGCGCAAATTGCGCCATCGAGCGCGCGACCGTTGCCAGAAACACCCCAAGTGCGGTTGCGGTGAACAGAAACAGCGCGGTGCCGCAGAGGAACAGCAGCGTGGAGCCTGCAATGGTGATGTCCAGCACCCCCTGCATCACAAAAGCCAGCGACAGCGCCGCCGCAGCCAGCACCACCGCGGCATTTGCCCAGATCTTGGCCACGGCAATGTCAAAGGGCGACAGCGGCATCGCCAGAAGGTGCTCAATTGTGCCGTGCTCGCGCTCGCGGATCATCGCGGCGCCGGTGAGGATGGTGGTCAGCCACATGATCTGGCCGATCAGCGCGTTGATGCCGGCAAAACGCACGGTGTCGCGGTTCGGGTTGAACGCGCTGCGGATGATGATGCCCAAGGTCTGCGGCGCTGAGAGGTCGGCGCCGATGGCAAAACGGCGGATCTCGGTGCTGAGGATGCTGGTGATGTAACTGGCGCCAATACCTGCCTGTTCCATTGCGGTGGCGTCGATCAGCACCTGAATCTCCGGCACCCGGCCCGCGCGGACGTCCTTTTCAAACCCCGGCGGCACGGCGACGACAAACAGGAAATCGCCCGCATCCATCCGGGCGGCACCGGTGCCCGGTTCGATCTGCACCACCGGCTGAAATTCGGGTGGAAAGAAGGCACCGGCCAGGGTGCGCGACAGGGGAGAGTTGTCCTCGTCCGCAAAGGCGATCGAGGCGTTGTTGACCGAGGTGGCGACCCCTGTCGCCTCCATCACCGGTGCCAGGGTGAAGGACCAGACCAGCAGCGCCATCATCACCCAGTCGCGGCGCAGGCTCATCATCTCCTTGAGACCGAGCCAGAATATGCGGGACAGACGCTGCATCTACTTCTCCTGCGCGCGCAGCGTCAGCGCGGCCAGCAGTGTGAACACCGGCCCGAAGCAGGCCAGCGCCAGGATGTCGGGCAGCAGCGCCTCCCAGCCCAGGCCCTTGGTGAAGGCGCCGACGTTCAGATGCAGAAAGTAGGAGGACGGCCACAGCGAACCGACGGTCCGGGCGCCGCCTTCCAGTGTCGAGACCGGCTGGAGCAAACCGGAGAATTGGATCGTCGGCACCACCGAAGCGATGGCGGTTGCAAAGGTTGCCGCCACCTGGCTGGAGGTCATGGTGGCAATCAGCAGCCCGTAGGAGGTCGCGGCCCAGACATACAGGAGCGCGCCAAGGGCCAGCGGCAGCAGGTCCCCCTTGAGCGGCACCCCGAAGACCGCGATGGTCATCGCCGTGAGCAGCAGGAAGTTCAAATAGGCGATCACGATATAGGGGATCTGCTTGCCGATCAGAAACTCCAGCCGGGTGGTTGGCGTCACGTAGAAATTGGTGACCGATCCCAGCTCCTTTTCCCGCGCGACGCTGACCGCCATCAGCACCGCGGGCAGCATGATCAGCAGGATTGCGGGCATCGCAGGCGCCATTGCGGCGATGCTCTCGAAACTCTGGTTGTAGCGGAAACGCGGCTCTATCCGGGCGGTTTCACCCTGGCTGGCGCCGCTGGCGGCTGCCTGGGCGTTCAGGAAGGTCTGATGCAGACCGGCGGCGTAGCCTTCTACCGTTTCGCCCTTGAAGGGGATGGCGCCATCGACGATCGCCAGCACCTCTGCGGGTTCATCCGCGCGCAGCTTGCGGCCGAAATCCGGGGGCAACTCGATCACCAGCGAAACCTCGCCGGAGACCAGGCGGCTGCGGCCCTCAGCGGCGCTGGCCAAGGGCGGCGTTGGCCGGAAGTAGCGGGAGCCGGAAATCTCCGCCAGGTAGGCGCGGCTTTCGGGGCTTTGCGACAGGTCGAGTGCGGCATAGTCCAGCTCATCGATATCCAGCGAAATGCCGAAGCAGAACACCAGCATCAGGATCACCGAGCCAAGGAAGGCAAAGGCGAGCCGCACCGGGTCGCGCAGGACCTCAACCGTTTCTCGCCGGGCATAAGCCAGGGCGCGGATAAGGGAGCCGCCTGCCGGGGCGGTGCCAGTATGCACGGCGGCTTCTGGAGCGGAAACCGGGACAGGGGGATCGGCCGCCTTGAGGATGGAGACAAAGGCCTGTTCCAAGGTGTCCGCTGACTGCGATGTCATCAGCGCCTTGGGTGTGCCTTCGGCCAGCACCTTGCCCGCGTGCATGAAGGAGACCCGGTCGCAGCGTTCGGCCTCGCCCATGAAATGGGTGGAGACAAAGATCGTCACGCCCTCGTTGCGCGACAGTTCGAGGAGCAGCGCCCAGAACATGTCCCGCGCCTCCGGGTCGACGCCGGAGGTCGGCTCATCCAGGATCAGCACCCGCGGGCGGTGGATCAGCGCAACCGCCAGCGACAGGCGTTGCTTGATGCCCAGCGGCAGGGCGGCGGCCAGAGAGGTGCTGTGCGCCGCCAGGCCGAAGCGCTGCGTCAGTTCGGCGACCCTGGCCTCCCTGTCCCTGATCCCGAATATGCGGGCGTGGAGCTGCAGGTTCTGCTCAACGGTCAGTTCGCCATAAAGCGAAAAAGCCTGGCTCATGTAGCCGGTTTCGCGGCGCATGGCGCGGTTGCGGGCATCCACCGGCTTGCCGAACAGCTGCGCCTCGCCGGAGCTGATGGGCAAGAGGCCGGTCAGCATCTTCATTGTAGTCGACTTGCCGCAGCCGTTGGAGCCGAGAAAGCCGAAGATTTCACCGCGGGCAATGCTGAAGTCGACATGGTCAACCGCAGTGAAATCACCGAAGCGGCGGGTGAGGCCCCGCGCGGTGATGACCGGCTCGCCGCTGTGCGCCGCTGGTACAGAGTGCTGAAGCGGCGGCGGGCTGCCGTTTCCCTGCAGCTGGCGGTAAGCGGTTTCCAGATCGCCGGTCTGGCGCCTCAGGTCGTCCGGCGGCCCCTGGTACAGCACACGGCCTGCATCCATGGCGACGATCCAGTCGAAACTTTGCGCCTCCTCCATATAGGCGGTGGAGACCAGCACGGTGAGGCCGGGGCTTTGCTGCCGGATGGCGCCGATCAGCGCCCAGAACTGGCGGCGCGACAAGGGGTCGACGCCGGTTGTCGGCTCATCCAGCACCAGCAGTTTGGGGTCGTGGATCAGGGCGCAGCAGAGGCCCAGCTTCTGCTTCATGCCGCCGGACAGCCTGCCCATCAGCCGGTCCGCAAAGGGCGCCAGCCCGGTCGCGGTGAGGAGCGATGCGATGCGGGCCTCGCGCTCTGCCGCGCCTTGGCCGAACAGACGCGAGAAGAACTCGAGATTTTCTCGTACGGAGAGTTCGGGGTAGAGGTTGCGGCCCAGCCCCTGCGGCATAAAGGCAATGGCGGGGCAGATGCGGTGCCGGTGCGCGGCGTCGCCGATGGGGCCGCCAAGGACATCTATGGTGCCGGACTGCAGCTTCTTGGCGCCGGTGATCAGGCTGAGGAGGGTCGACTTGCCGACCCCGTCCGGGCCGATGAAGCCCACCAGCCGGCCCGGCGGCAGATCCAAGCAGACCGCGTCCAGCGCGGTATGCTTGCGGTAGCGGTGGCTGACCCCTGCGATGCGTATGCCGGCAATGCCTGCGGCGGCACTCATTCGAACAGTTCAGGCGGGATGCGCCGCTCCAGTGCTTCGGGCCATTCCATGGCGGTGTCGAGCCGGATCACGGCGATGCCGCGCAGGCCCGTCTTCACATGTTCGATCCGCGCCGCCACCAGATCCTGCGGGATGCGGACGCGGACGCGGAACACCAGCTGCTCGCGCTCGCTGAGGGTCTCGACCTGCTTGGGGGTGAACTGGGCCTCTGGCGACACGAAAGTGACGGTGGCGGGAATGGCGTAATCGGGCAGGGCATCCAGCACGATGCGGGCCTCGGCCCCGATCGGCAGAAGCCCGGCCTCGCGGGCGGGCAGGAACACCTCCATATAGATGTTTTCCAGGCTCAGGAGCGTTAGGATCGGTGCCCCGGCGCCCACCACCTCACCCGGCTCCGCCAGCCGGTACAGGACCCGGCCCGGCACCGGCGCGGTTAGGGTGCTGTCCTCGATCTGCGCGGCAATCCGGCGGACCTCTGCCTCTGCCGCTGCGATGCCGGCGTCCGCGGTGGCCACCCGCGCCTTTGCGGCGCCCAGCACCGCCTCGGCGACCTGATGGGCGGTGTCGCGCTCCTCAAACACGGTTTCGGAGATGTTATGCCCGGCCAGCAGGGCGGTGGCACGGTCCAGCTCATGTTCTGCCCGGCGGTGCTCGCTCTGGCGCTGGACAACCAGCGCTTCCGCCTCGGCCTTGGTCTGGCGCGCCAGGGCAGCCTCGGCCTTGGCCCGGTCATGCGCCGCCGACAGCTCATCGGTGTCCATTTCGACCAGAATGCCGCCGGCCGCCACCAGGCTGCCCTCGCCGGCCATCACCTTGGCCACCCGGCCCGCCTGTGCGGGGGCGATCTCGACCTGTTCGGCCTCAATCCGGCCGTTGCCCTGGACGAAGCCATCCGGCAAGTCCGCGCCGTTTTCTGCAACGAGCAGATAGACGGCAGCGGCCGTGAGCAGAACAGCCGCAGCGGCAAAAAGTGCACCGGCAGTTTTTGTCATGGCAAAGCACCCCGTCCCGTTGCTGCACATGCGGAGCCTATCCGGGTTCCGCGCATGCTGCCTTGCTCTGTGTCAATCCTGCGCTGCCGGATTGCCGCTATCATTGGATCATGTGCGGCGGGTACCTGGTTCGGGCCGGGCGGCGCAGAGGCTCCGGAGCAAAGGGGAACGGCGATGATGATGCGGCTGGCAGTAACACTTGCAATTGCGGCAGGCCCGGTCTGGGCGCAGGGCAATGGCCTGGAGGAAGGGCGTGACCTGTTCCTGTACTTCTGCGCTGAATGCCACGGCAAGGATGCGGCAAGCCAGGGGCCGATGGCGGAAATGATGGCTCTGCAGCCGCCTGACCTGACCCATCTGGCCGCGCGCAACAACGGCGCATTCCCCATTGAGGCCGTGGCCAAACAGATTGACGGCCGCCAGCCGGTTGCCGCCCATGGCGATATGCCCATGTTCGGCCCGTCGCTGGATGAGGATCAGTTTGTGACCTTGGCCCTGCCAAGCGGCCAGCCGATGATGGTATCCCGCTCCCTGGGCAGCCTCATCACTTACCTTCAATCGGTGCAAAACCCGCCTGAAGGGACGGATTGACTGGCCCGCTTCAGGCAATTTGCGCAATTTGTACAATCAACATAATTTCGCTTACGCGCTATTGAGTTCACATTGAACCTCTTCAAAATATGGCGGACACGGGCCTAAAAGGGCCAACTTGTCAAAGATCCGATTTTGCCAATTAAATCTGCTCCTTGAGGAGATCTGCAGCATTCTGCGTGGGGTGTGGTGCAAATCTGAGGCCCCCGGGCCGATACCGGCGTTCCAAGGTACTCGGTAAGCCATTCAACAGACTGGCTTTCCCGCCTGCAGAACGCGCCGCGTCAGCGGTTTTCCTTCCTGAACTATGCTGCTTCCCCGCTTTTCCTGGCCGCTTCCCGGGAAACTGAGTGGAATTTTTCCTGAAGCAGAGAAGGAAGACAGCTATGCGTAAACCCTCCCGCTGCAATTGCCGCCGGATCTTCCGCACGCCATAGACCCGCCAGTTCTCTTCGAAAACACGCAGGACCTCGGGCCGCAATGCCGCGTCACGCCGGGCACGGTCCGGCAACCGCGCCGGATCGGCCCGCTTCGCCAGATGCTCGTAATACGTAGAAGGGGCAATCGGCAAGAATGAGCCATGTCGCGCTATTGGTCCGAGGACAATGGCGCCTTCAATGGCTCACTTGTCCAGCACCAGACGCACCGCACGCTCGCGAACCTCGAGAGAATACTTGTTTGGTGTCTTGCTCATTGTGGCTTCAACCTGCTCAGGAGTTGAAGTCTCCGGCAAACCCGGCGCGGTTCAGCTGCCATGATCCTGATAAAGCGGCGGGTTGCCGCTGATACCAACCGTGATTGCGCCGCCAGAGGCAGGCGCGCGCTGCGTCAGCTGCGATTGTGCAGTTGCGGCATCAGGTCGCGTTGCCGTTGTATACGATGGGATGCCGCTGTGGTTTCCGACCGGGGACCTGCCTGGAAGGCGATGAATCCGGCAGGCTAAGCAGCAAAAATTCGCTCATCTTAACGTTGTGTAAACTTCACAAAACTGCCGCTTGACGGATGTTAACCATCCTGTAGGTTGCGCAAAACACGTAATGAGCGTGTTAAACTTTACGCCAACATTTTTCTTGAATCTCTGCCGAAGGCTCCGTCGCGTCATGAATATTATCCTATTTGCACCGCCAAAAATCCTTTTTCAGCATAGTGTTACAGAGTGGATAGATGCGATCGGCCCGAATAGTGTTGTCCTGACCTGCGCCAGTGCCAAAGAGGCGCTGATGCGCAGTTTCCCTGAAGGGCTGGAAATCCGCTTCTTTCAAAATTTCAATGACAGCCCGGCAGTCGAACTGGCGGCGATTGATATCGCGCAATCGCTGGCCGAGCCCCTGTGCGTGGCTCTGGCCGAGATCGACGTGCTGCGGGCAGCGCGGGTGAATGACTACCTTGGACTGTCTGAAAATGCTGCAGTGCAGCTGGAGGTGTTTCGCGACAAATACGCGATGAAGACACGGGCGCAAGAGGCGGGCCTGCCGGGCAGCGAGATGGCGGTGGTCCGCAGCGCGATGGATATCCGCCGTTTTGTTGACAGGCTGGGCTACCCGGTTGTTCTGAAGCCACGGGACGGGCGCGGCTCTAACGGTGTCTGTGTGATCCGGGGTGACGCGGATCTGGCGGCCTGGCTGGCGACGCAATCCGCCTCGACCTTCTACAACACCATGATCGAGCGCTTTGTTGCCGGAGATCATTACATCGTCAACGGGCTCTACGTGGCGGGGCGGCCGATCATGATTTCGCCGGTGCGGGTGCTGACCTCTGCGCTGGATTTCCTGGGCGGGCAGTCACATGATCTGCATATGCTGGAGCCGGCAACGCCCTTGCGTGACCGGCTGGTGGCCTACTCCCGCCGCCTGGTCGAAGAGGTGATGCCATCGCCGCCGACACTGCTGTTTCACCTTGAGGTGTTTGTCAGCCCGGACGGGACCATCATTCTGGGGGAGATCGCCTCGCGGCTGGGGGGAGTGTTCTTCAATCAGGAAATGACCGAGGCCTGGGGCGTCGATCCGCGCATGACCTACCTGCGGGCGATGCAGGATCCGGCGTTTGAAAGGACGCCGATGCCACCGATGATGGCAGAGCCGCAACGGCTGGTTGGTCAGCTCTGCGTGCCGCCACGCGAGGGCGTTCTGCAGAGCGTGCCGCAGAATTGCCCGTTTGACTTTGTGCGGGCCTACCGGATGAGCGGCGTGGCCGGGCGGCACTATGGTCAGATGGCCTTTACCAATGCGGAAATCCTGAATGCGATTGTCGAAGGAGAGAGTGAAGCCGAGTTGCGCGCCCGTCTGCGGCAGCTGGAGGACTGGTTTCACAGCGCCTGCCAGTGGGAAACCAGCGCCGCCGCCTGATCCGTTGCAACCGTCCAATACCCTGGGGCTCAAATAAGGATGTACCACATGAAGATCGCCGTTCTTGGCGCGGGCTATGCCGGTGTCTCGGTCCTGGAAAATCTGGTTTCCACTCTGCCCGATCTGTCGGCGCTTTCGGTGGATGTCTTTGACAAGAGCCGCAGTTTTGGACCCGGTGTTGCCTATCAGGAAGATTCGGAGACCAATCTTCTCAACCGGCCTCTTAAGCTGATGTATCTGTCGCGCCGCAATGATTTCCGCGACTGGCTGGTTCAGTTCGGCGCAAGGGACGCGGCGGCGGATGAGGACGGGTTTTTGCAGCGCGCGCAGTTCGGGCGGTTCCTGCAAAGCCGGTTTGATGATCTGTGCGGCGCTGTGCGCGCTGCCGGCGGGCGGATCCGTATCATCGGGGCCGAGGTGGAGGCGATTGCCCCCAGTCGCCGCCCCGACGCACTTTATCAGCTGTCCTGGGCGGGCAGCGGGTCCGACTATGACATGGTCTATCTGTGCCTGGGCACCAATTTGGAAGCGGACCCCTACGGGTTGAGCGGCACGCCGGGCTATTTCCGTTCGCCCTATCCGGCGGCGCGTCTTCAGGCGTTGCAGCACCTGCGGGTGGGCATACTGGGCTGTCGTCTGACCGCCTATGATGTCGCGCTTGGCGTGAATGGACGTCAGATGCTGATGACCTCGCGCCGGGCAGGGCTGCCCAAGGCGGTCACCGCCTATCGCCCGGTGGCGCTGCGCCATCTGACGGCAGAGGGGCTGGCGGCATTGCGTGACGGCTGTGACGGCGGACGGATCTCGCTCTCTGCGGTGATGGACCTGTTTGAAGCCGAGATGCAGCACCAGGGTGTCGATGTCAGTTTTGCCGAACTGCTGCGCGGTGCCGACAGCGCCGACAATGATCTGGTGTCGAGCATTCTGGCCGAGACAAACATGCTGATCCCGCAGCTTTGGGCCAGCCTGAGTGATCGTGCCAAGGCGGCGTTCCTGCGCCATTTCCATCGGCTCTGGTCGAATATGCGGGTGCCGATCTCGCGCACCAATGCGGACCGGATTGCGGGCTTGCAGGCCAGCGGCGCGCTGAACCATCGCAGCGGCCTGCGCGATGTCACCTTCCGCAAGGGCTGTTATCGCATGGCGTTTGCCGATGGCACTGTTGAGGTCGATGCCGTGATCAATGCAACAGGTCTGCAACGGGGGCTGGATGAGGCCAATCCGCTGATCCGCAGCCTGCTGGAGCAGGGGTTTGCCGAGCGGGATGCAACCGGCGGCATCAAGGTACAGCTGGAGGACTGCCGGGTCACCACCCGCGACGGGCGCCCGTCGCAGGGATTGTTTGCACTGGGTCAGCTGACCTGTGGAACCTTCTACATGGTCAACAATATTGACGTGATCCACCATCAGGCCCGGATTGCCACCCTCTCTGCGCTGGCGCCGGTTGAGACCCAGCGGAGCGTGGGCTGATGCTGCGGAATTTTGCGATCACCCTGCTGCTGGCCTGTGCCGGATCGGCCCTCGGTTATCTGAGCGGGCTGCCATTGGGGCAGCTTCTGGGGGCGGCGGGGCTGGTTCTGATTGCCTGCCGCTTTGGCCTCGTGCTGGCCACGCCGCCTGCGGCCATCGTGGTGATCCAGCTTATTCTGGGGGCCAGCGTCGGGGCGCTGCTCAATGCCGAGATGCTTAAGGGGATGGCGGATCTGACCATCCTTGCAGGACTGCTGATCTGCATGTCGGCGCAGCTGGCGGCCGGATTTACCTGGCTCTACCGGGTCGAGAAATGGTCCCGTGCCGAGAGCCTCTTGGGGGCGGTGCCCGGCGCCATGGCAGCGGTGATGACCCTGACCGGAGAAGAGGGCAGGACATCGGCCAAGATGGTCTTTGCCCATATGGTGCGGATGATCGCGCTGCTGGTTGCGGTGTTCCTGATTGCCGGCCCGCAAGAAGCACCGCAGGAGATTGCCGTGCTGTCCGATGGGCCGGATGGCACCGGCGTATGGACCGGATATGCCTCCTTTTTGCTGCTGGCGGCCGGGGCCTATGCCGCGGGGCGTGTGCTGGAGCGCTTTGCCATGCCGGCACCTTACATGGTCACCGGGCTGATCCTGGCGGCGGGGGCCAACCTTTGGCTTGGCAGTGAGCCGATTGTGGTGCCGGAACCGCTGGTGCTGTTTGCCATGGCGCTGCTTGGGGGGCTGATCGGGATCCGGCTGAAGGACATCACCCGCACCGATATTGCCAGCTATCTGCGGGCCGGGCTGATTGTCACCTCGATTACCTTTGGCATCACCGTGGCTATGGCGTTTGGCTTCAGCCTGCTGACCAGCCAGCCGTTTCTGGTGCTGTTCATGTCCTGGGTGCCTGGCGGTGTTGAAGTCATGGTGGCGACCGCGCTGGCGCTGGGGTTGGAGCCTGCCTTTGTGATGCTGAATCACGTGCTGCGGATGTCGGTGCTGCATATCGCACCGATGTTTATGAGCCGCGACTTCTTCCGGCCCGAACCGCAGGACACCGAAACGACCACACTAAAGGGGGGACGCCATGTCTGAGCCCAAGCACAATATCCTGATGATCGGCGGGCGCGACCACACCTTTGTCCGCATTGATGAAATGGGGCTGCGCTATAGCGCGCTTCAGATCCGCGCCCATCTGACTGATCACCTGCTTGATCATGCCGAAACCGTTGTGGTGACGGACTATGAGGATATCGAAAACAGCGTGGCGCTGGCCCGGGCGCTGCATCGCAACACGCCGTTTGATGCGGTGTTCTCGTTTGCTGAGTATGG is a window of Leisingera sp. NJS204 DNA encoding:
- a CDS encoding ATP-grasp domain-containing protein; protein product: MRSFPEGLEIRFFQNFNDSPAVELAAIDIAQSLAEPLCVALAEIDVLRAARVNDYLGLSENAAVQLEVFRDKYAMKTRAQEAGLPGSEMAVVRSAMDIRRFVDRLGYPVVLKPRDGRGSNGVCVIRGDADLAAWLATQSASTFYNTMIERFVAGDHYIVNGLYVAGRPIMISPVRVLTSALDFLGGQSHDLHMLEPATPLRDRLVAYSRRLVEEVMPSPPTLLFHLEVFVSPDGTIILGEIASRLGGVFFNQEMTEAWGVDPRMTYLRAMQDPAFERTPMPPMMAEPQRLVGQLCVPPREGVLQSVPQNCPFDFVRAYRMSGVAGRHYGQMAFTNAEILNAIVEGESEAELRARLRQLEDWFHSACQWETSAAA
- a CDS encoding AbrB family transcriptional regulator; its protein translation is MLRNFAITLLLACAGSALGYLSGLPLGQLLGAAGLVLIACRFGLVLATPPAAIVVIQLILGASVGALLNAEMLKGMADLTILAGLLICMSAQLAAGFTWLYRVEKWSRAESLLGAVPGAMAAVMTLTGEEGRTSAKMVFAHMVRMIALLVAVFLIAGPQEAPQEIAVLSDGPDGTGVWTGYASFLLLAAGAYAAGRVLERFAMPAPYMVTGLILAAGANLWLGSEPIVVPEPLVLFAMALLGGLIGIRLKDITRTDIASYLRAGLIVTSITFGITVAMAFGFSLLTSQPFLVLFMSWVPGGVEVMVATALALGLEPAFVMLNHVLRMSVLHIAPMFMSRDFFRPEPQDTETTTLKGGRHV
- a CDS encoding HlyD family secretion protein; the encoded protein is MTKTAGALFAAAAVLLTAAAVYLLVAENGADLPDGFVQGNGRIEAEQVEIAPAQAGRVAKVMAGEGSLVAAGGILVEMDTDELSAAHDRAKAEAALARQTKAEAEALVVQRQSEHRRAEHELDRATALLAGHNISETVFEERDTAHQVAEAVLGAAKARVATADAGIAAAEAEVRRIAAQIEDSTLTAPVPGRVLYRLAEPGEVVGAGAPILTLLSLENIYMEVFLPAREAGLLPIGAEARIVLDALPDYAIPATVTFVSPEAQFTPKQVETLSEREQLVFRVRVRIPQDLVAARIEHVKTGLRGIAVIRLDTAMEWPEALERRIPPELFE
- a CDS encoding ABC transporter permease; amino-acid sequence: MQRLSRIFWLGLKEMMSLRRDWVMMALLVWSFTLAPVMEATGVATSVNNASIAFADEDNSPLSRTLAGAFFPPEFQPVVQIEPGTGAARMDAGDFLFVVAVPPGFEKDVRAGRVPEIQVLIDATAMEQAGIGASYITSILSTEIRRFAIGADLSAPQTLGIIIRSAFNPNRDTVRFAGINALIGQIMWLTTILTGAAMIREREHGTIEHLLAMPLSPFDIAVAKIWANAAVVLAAAALSLAFVMQGVLDITIAGSTLLFLCGTALFLFTATALGVFLATVARSMAQFALLVMLTILPMLMLSGGETPVESQPVWLQAATTLLPSRHYMAASQAIVFKGAGVETVWPEFLWMALLGAVLLATSLVLFRRSVAQDR
- a CDS encoding universal stress protein → MYKHILVPIAPDHGADTARSLEAARLLADSDARITALTVADEIPGYVVQQLPEGLLENTRAEMLASLKADLGGVAGIKADVVTGHAGRTITDYADAHGADCIVIASHRPGLQDYFLGSTAARVVRHAKCTVVVIR
- the rbbA gene encoding ribosome-associated ATPase/putative transporter RbbA produces the protein MSAAAGIAGIRIAGVSHRYRKHTALDAVCLDLPPGRLVGFIGPDGVGKSTLLSLITGAKKLQSGTIDVLGGPIGDAAHRHRICPAIAFMPQGLGRNLYPELSVRENLEFFSRLFGQGAAEREARIASLLTATGLAPFADRLMGRLSGGMKQKLGLCCALIHDPKLLVLDEPTTGVDPLSRRQFWALIGAIRQQSPGLTVLVSTAYMEEAQSFDWIVAMDAGRVLYQGPPDDLRRQTGDLETAYRQLQGNGSPPPLQHSVPAAHSGEPVITARGLTRRFGDFTAVDHVDFSIARGEIFGFLGSNGCGKSTTMKMLTGLLPISSGEAQLFGKPVDARNRAMRRETGYMSQAFSLYGELTVEQNLQLHARIFGIRDREARVAELTQRFGLAAHSTSLAAALPLGIKQRLSLAVALIHRPRVLILDEPTSGVDPEARDMFWALLLELSRNEGVTIFVSTHFMGEAERCDRVSFMHAGKVLAEGTPKALMTSQSADTLEQAFVSILKAADPPVPVSAPEAAVHTGTAPAGGSLIRALAYARRETVEVLRDPVRLAFAFLGSVILMLVFCFGISLDIDELDYAALDLSQSPESRAYLAEISGSRYFRPTPPLASAAEGRSRLVSGEVSLVIELPPDFGRKLRADEPAEVLAIVDGAIPFKGETVEGYAAGLHQTFLNAQAAASGASQGETARIEPRFRYNQSFESIAAMAPAMPAILLIMLPAVLMAVSVAREKELGSVTNFYVTPTTRLEFLIGKQIPYIVIAYLNFLLLTAMTIAVFGVPLKGDLLPLALGALLYVWAATSYGLLIATMTSSQVAATFATAIASVVPTIQFSGLLQPVSTLEGGARTVGSLWPSSYFLHLNVGAFTKGLGWEALLPDILALACFGPVFTLLAALTLRAQEK
- a CDS encoding FAD/NAD(P)-binding protein, whose protein sequence is MKIAVLGAGYAGVSVLENLVSTLPDLSALSVDVFDKSRSFGPGVAYQEDSETNLLNRPLKLMYLSRRNDFRDWLVQFGARDAAADEDGFLQRAQFGRFLQSRFDDLCGAVRAAGGRIRIIGAEVEAIAPSRRPDALYQLSWAGSGSDYDMVYLCLGTNLEADPYGLSGTPGYFRSPYPAARLQALQHLRVGILGCRLTAYDVALGVNGRQMLMTSRRAGLPKAVTAYRPVALRHLTAEGLAALRDGCDGGRISLSAVMDLFEAEMQHQGVDVSFAELLRGADSADNDLVSSILAETNMLIPQLWASLSDRAKAAFLRHFHRLWSNMRVPISRTNADRIAGLQASGALNHRSGLRDVTFRKGCYRMAFADGTVEVDAVINATGLQRGLDEANPLIRSLLEQGFAERDATGGIKVQLEDCRVTTRDGRPSQGLFALGQLTCGTFYMVNNIDVIHHQARIATLSALAPVETQRSVG
- a CDS encoding c-type cytochrome, whose protein sequence is MMMRLAVTLAIAAGPVWAQGNGLEEGRDLFLYFCAECHGKDAASQGPMAEMMALQPPDLTHLAARNNGAFPIEAVAKQIDGRQPVAAHGDMPMFGPSLDEDQFVTLALPSGQPMMVSRSLGSLITYLQSVQNPPEGTD